The stretch of DNA TCCCAAGGACAAGCATGTTGAAATTGAAGAGGCTTCACACATGAGAACCTTGCTAGATTCTAGAATTGTGGCAGATACCTTAAATCAAAACCATGTTATTCAACGAGCATCTATTAATGTGCTGAGTCGAAGTGAGTTTAAAGCAAGTGGTTATTTGGAGTTTAATATTGAAAATTATAAAGAGCAAGAAATTAAGTTTGATAATGTAACTTCTGCCCAAGAATCTCCAGGGCAATTTGTAACAGTAGGAAGTGGCACCGTTAGAGATACGGCTAATTTCCATCTGGATAAGCGTACAAAATTTAAAGGGGAGGTTTTGTTAAATTCAAAATCAGAACTATTAACTTTTAAAGGCTATGCAAAAATATCATCTGCTGTTATTCCAACACAGGAATGGTTTGGGATTGAGTCTAAAGTAGATAAAAGAGATGTTTCTATCGAGTACGAAACACCTAAAAATCCCGCTGGAGAATTTATGTATGTTGGTTTGTTTTTGGATTTGGACACCATGGATTTGTATCCTGCTATTCTTTCTCCTAAACGAAACCCAACCGATAGAAGTATTTTTTCTGCTGTAGGAGTATTAAAGTTCGATAATGAAGAAAACATGTACCTTTTTGGAGACTCTGCAAGAGTGCTAGGCGATGCTGAGGCAGGAAAGTTATTTACCGTTTCCGAAAAAAATGCAAAGGTGGTCGCTTCAGGAAGGTTCGATTTTGATAAAGGGTTTATCTCTGCTACAGCGCCAGATTTTGGGGTAGATGTAGTTGGTGACTTTACCTTCTTCTTGAACACCAAATCAGATTACCTATTCGAGACATCAGCAAATTTAGATTTCTATTTGCCACAGTCACTTCGAGATGTAATTGTAAATGATATACAGAGTAACGATGAGCTAATTGATAAAGTTTTATATGCTAGTATTAAAAATGAAAAATTGCATCAGCATATGAAAAACTATATTACAGATGATAAGAAGTTTGATAGAATGTGGAAAAAGGTAGAAGATGATGAACGACTACAGTTGCCCAATGATTTTTCACATACGTTCTTTTTTATTAACAATAAACTACTTTGGAGCTCTAAGACACAGTCTTTTATTACAAAAGGACGTCGATTACAATTGGCTTCTATTGGAGGTAAGCATGTTGGACAAGTACTAAAGGGGCATTTAGAAATAATGAATGATCCTGCTCGTGGAGATGCGTTGACCTTTTATATCATTTCTCCCAATGGAGACTGGTATTATTTCTCTTATCAGAATGGTTTTCTCAAAACGGTTTCTTCAAATCCTGATTATAACAATGCTATTTCATCTTTAAAAAATAAAGATCGCCGTGTAAGAACGGCAAATGGAAATTGGATAGAACTTATGATTGGATCACCTGGAGAGTACTCTAGTTTTAAAAACAAAGCAAGTGCTGCTCACAATTAAGGGCATTTGTTGATCAATAAATTGTCAAGTTGAAAATAAACCAGTTTTATTAGGGCTAATTTTCAACTTGACAAATTGCTCTTTTTAAGCAGGCGAATATTCGGTGACAACTTGGTCGATTTTCCCAAAAATAGTCTGCCCTGTTTCATCAAACATCTCAATTTCGATTCTATCGCCAAAACTCATAAATGGAGTAGATGCTTTTCCACTGTTAATGATTTCTAGGCATCTTATTTCAGCAATACAGCTAGAACCGTTAGGACTCCCTTGATTCGCAACCGTTCCAGAGCCAATGACCGTTCCAGCCATTAAGGAACGAGTTTTTGCTGCATGGGCAATTAGTTTTCCAAAATCAAAAGTCATATCTATACCTGCATTGGGGCTGCCAACCAATTCCCCGTTGAGGGTAGAATGTAAAGGCAAGTGGAGCTTTCCATCTTTCCATACTCCTTCTAGCTCATCAGGCGTAACAACAACAGGAGCAAAAGCCGTCCAAGGTTTAGATTGATAAAAACCAAATTGTTTGGACAGCTCATTAGGAATCAAGTTCCTTAAGGAAACATCATTGATAATTGTAATTAATTGGATGTGATCTAGCGCTTGGCTAGGGGAAACACCTGCGGGTACGTCATCCGTTATGACCGCAACTTCAGATTCAAAGTCAATACCCCATGCTTCCTGTTCTATTTGGATAGGATCGTGTGCACCAATAAATGCATCGGAAGCTCCCATATACATTAATGGATCAGTCCAAAAAGAATCTGGCAATTTGGCATTTCTTGCTTTTCGAACCAACTCTACATGGGTAACATAGGCGCTGCCATCCGCCCAATGATAGGCTCTAGGAATGGGAGCCATAATCTTTGCTTCTAGAAAGTTAAAAGCACCTTCTAGTTGATTAAGATTAAGTTGGTTATAAATAGTGGTTAAGGCAGGTGCTGTTTGTGCCCAATTGTCAATGGCGATTTGCATATTTGCAGCAATTTCAGGAACAGCGATGGCTTTGGTTAGCATTTTATTGACCACAACTAATTGACCATCTCGGCTGTTGTTGTCTATGGTTGCTAATTTCATTTAGCGTAATTTTTTATTATTCCGCTCATTTTTAGCAGAATATTGGTTTTATAATAAAAGGGCTTAATCCCTTGTTGTTAGGCTTAATTTTTTCTCGGATTTAGAGATGAAGATTGCTAGTTTACAAAATAGAAACGCCATTCATATCTGTTGTTAAAACTTCTGTCATATAGTCGAAAAAAGGACGAATGGCGAGAAAGGTTTCAGTCATTTGATCTGAAAAATCAGGGCGTACCACCTCTTGAACAGTAAAATTTTTGAATGCACAAAACTGCTTCATTCTAATCCATTCGATATTCGGATGTTTTTTGTCAAAACCTCTTGGAGCGGTTTTTAGACCTTTTCCTTGCAATTTGCCAAAGAATTGAATAAAGTTAGGATCTTCGACAATTTGTTTAATGTATTGACTATCCATTTCAAACTCTTTGCGAATGCGCAATAAATCATCTGAGTTAGGACCAAAAAAACCGCCTCCTACAGATGCCCCTTTGGGCGTAATGTCAAAGGTATAACTGCCTCTTCGGTTATTGCCAAAGCGTCTAAAATAACCTCCAAAATAATCTTTATAGGGGAGTTTGTTCTTAGAAAAACGAACATCTCTGTATATTCTATACAATTTTGAATGTTCGATAACATCTGTTTGGTTTAGATTTTCTTCAACTTTACAGACGAGATGCTCAATTTCCTTTTTGGTTTTTAGATAGTCCTCTTTGTGCTTTTCGAACCAGTTTCGATTGTTGTTTTCTTGTAAATTGGATAAGAAATCAATGGTATGATTGGTAATCATTGGATTAAAAATTGGCGTTTTGAAATAAATGAAATCAAAGCGGGGATACTCCTTTAATGAGAATGAAAAGAACTGTGCCTTAAATACAAAAAATAAGACCAATTGTTCAAGCTGATTTTGAAAAAGTTAATAAAATCTTACTAAGAGTGATTCTATTTTGTTTGCTACCCGATGATTTTTGTGAAAATTAAAAGAGGGGCAGCTTTTAACTACTTTTAGCTTCGCTGCTAGGCATCCCCGTTGGTACACCCTACCAAACTGCTCGTGCACTACGTTTATGTGGTTTTAGAAGAAAGTAATCGATCGTAAGTCGTATGTCCTGTATTTACAGGAACTAAGCATATGACTTACAACCAAAGTAGTAATAAGCAGTATAGAGTACCTATTTTTTAAGGTAGTAATCATATTATTTATAATAAACTTACTTTAAACGGAATTTTTTTTTTGATAAGGCTGTTGAAATAAGGTATAAAATTAATGGACTACTATTATATTATTTATCTTCATTATTTAAATTAATACTCCGTATAACTTGAATGATTCTATCAACTAAAAGAAACACGATGAAACACTTATTAGTACTATTAATAGCTTTATTTTTTATAACTTCTTGTACTACTGTACAACCTGGACACAAAGGGGTAAAGGTGTATTGGGGAGGAAAAACCGAAATGGATCATATCTTACCAGAGGGGATGGAAATGGGAATCAGTTGGCTTTGGAATTCTTGTGTAGAATATGATGTTAGAGAAAAAACACTGGTTGAAAAATTCGTTTTTAACGATTCTAGAAACATGGAAACTAGTGTAGAAATTGCCTTGGATTACAACCTTAATCCTGAACAAGTGAATTTGATACATACCAAAATTACAGACATCGATACCAAGATTTTGAAAACCTTAAAATCTGCTGGAAAGGAAGTTGTGCCTCAATACACTGCTTCGGAACTAAACCTAAAGAAAAGAAAGGAGGCTGAAACAGCGTTACGTGAAATTATTAGCCAAGAATTGCCAGAATTTTATGTCGAGTTTGCCCGTGTACAAATTACAGATGTTGACATTCCTAAAGCTTTGGCTAGAGTGGCAGAGGAAACGGCTATTCAAGAGGGTAGAAACTCTTTAGCTGCTAAAAAAGAGTTGGAACAAACCAACTTGGCAAAGGCTAGAATTGCAGAAGCAAAAGGTAAATATGATGCGGCCTTATACGATGCCAAAACAAAAGATATTTTGTCTTCTCCCAAAATGTTGGAGTTGAAAAAATTAGAAATTGAGATGGAATGGGCAAAAAAAGGAGTTAGCAAATATGGAAACAATAACGTTTTTGGTGCCAATACTTCTGTACTAAAAGGCTTTAACTAAAAATAATTTCAACAGATAATTCTTAGAGACTTTCAGGAGTAAAACAAATGTATTCGTCCTAGTATATTTGCTACTGTTTTTGCAACGAAACGTTTGGCAATGAGCTTTCTTTGAATCATTTTCTAAGCATCACATAACCCATTTTTAGAGTTTTTTTAGGGTGGGCATATGACTGATTGGGAACAAAGTACGCCGCAGAAAGCTGCTATTTTTCTGTAAGAAAAATAAGGTTTTCAGGTGTCTGAGCGAAGCGAGTTTCTGAAAGCCTAAGCTATCAAGAAGATACTTTGTCCAAGAAGTCATCAAGTCCTAGCGTTTTTGGTTCTTTTTGGGCAATGCAAAAAGAACAACAGGTATTGATTCCCCCGCTTTTTGCTATATTGTCTCTAAAATGGGGGCTAGATAGAAACTTCTAATGTTTACTTTATTAAAAAGAAACAATTATGTTTGTTATTATAGCTATTAATAAACAATATTTTATAAAATAACAAAATTACTAAAATGTATTTTTGTTTTACTACAGAATCACCTTACTTATAAAAGTACTGTTTAAGCTAAAACGTATATTCCGATCTTAGATTTTAGACCCTATAGCCAATAGGGGCTAAAATCTAAAAATAGCTCAACTAACCCCTCATTTTAAGAACATTTATCGGTTCCCCAAAGGATGCCATTTTTTCGAACCCAGCATTTAAATTGTTGTTTTAATGCTACAATTTGCCAATGCTTATCCTTTTGTTGAAGCGTCATAACAATGCGATGCCCTTGGATAGAAACATGTTCGCTTTGGTTGTCATGCGTTAAGGTTACAATTGTTTGTCCACCTTTTTCTTCGCTTTGAACATCTATTTTTTCATAGCTCTTTTCATTTGTTATTTTAGCAGGATAATACAGCTTAATAACTTCTTTGGCTGAAATTGTTTTAGTAGTTTTTTTCAGTTTTTCATTCAAAGAACGATATTGCCCAGCAGGAATTGCCTCAAAAGAATTTTCTGAAGCAGTAACAATCGGTTGCTTACTTTCTTGACGAATATTGTTGTGAACGGTTGTATCGGTTTGATGAACCGTTTTTGTTGATGTTTGGTTGGTTTCGGACTGGCAACCTAACAATAAGAAAGCAAAAAAAAGAGGGATTAATACGGTATGCATAAAAACTTATTTAGAGTTCGGGCATTTAAATTTAGTACAAGAAAGACCAGTTTGCTGAATGGCTAAAAAACCTCCTTTGATTTCAATAATGTTTTGGTAACCAGCGGATTTTAGAATAGAACTGGCAACCATAGAGCGATAACCACTACGGCAGTGCACATAGTATAACGTTTGGTCGTTTAGTTGTTCTACATTATCATTAATATAATCTAAAGGAAAAAGCTGCGCTCCTGTGACATGTTCAGCTTCATATTCAGAAGGTTTGCGAACGTCTAAGACAATGCCTTTCGTACCATTTTTTAGCTGTGTTTCTAACGCTTCGGCACTAATGGATTCAATTTTTTCGATGGGGTTGCCTGCGGCAATCCAAGCATCCATTCCACCAGCTAAATAGCCAATGGTATTATCATAACCAATTCGAGCCAAACGAGTAACAACTTCTTGCTCACGTCCAGCATCAGCGACAATCAATATAGGTTGGTTAATGTCAATAATCACTGTTCCGACCCAAGGTGCAAAGCCTCCATCAATTCCAATATTAATAGCATGAGGAATAAAGCCATCCTTAAAAACCTGCGCTTTTCGGGTATCCAAAACTAAGACATCATTTTGTGAAATTTTCGTTTCAAATTGCTTAGGATCCAAGGCCTCCAAACCAGATTTTATAACTTGATCGATATTGCCATATCCTGTTTTGTTCAGCATGGCATTTTTGGCAAAATATTGAGGCGCTTGATTTAAGCCTGATGTTACTTCCTGTATGAACTCTTCCTTGGTCATATCAGCTCTCAATGCATAGTTTACTTTCTTTTGATTGCCTAGAGTATCAAAGGTTTCTGTACTCATGTTTTTGCCACAAGCAGAGCCCGCACCATGCGCAGGATAAACAATAATATCGTCTGGCAAAGGCATAATTTTATTGCGCAAAGAGTCATAAAGCATACCTGCCAAGTCCTCTTGTGTAACAGTTCCTTTTATGGCCAAATCAGGTCGTCCTACATCTCCAATAAATAAGGTATCTCCTGTAAAAATAGCTTTTTGATGTCCTTCTTGATCTGTCAATAGATAAGTAGTCGATTCAGGAGTATGTCCAGGAGTATGGAGAACCGTAATAGTGATGTCCCCAATTTGGAAAACTTCATGATCAGAAGCTTCGTGAATTTCATAATCAGTCGTAGCACTTGGACCATAAACGATGGTGGCTCCTGTCTTTTTTGCCAAGTCAATATGCCCTGATACAAAATCAGCGTGAAAATGAGTTTCAAAAATATATTTAATGCGAACTCCATTCTGGTTGGCTAAATCAATATAGGGTTGTGTTTCACGGAGCGGATCAATAATGGCTGCTTCTCCATTGGATGCGATATAATAAGCTCCTTGAGCAAGACATTTAGTATAGAGTTGTTCAATTTTCATTTTCTTAAGTATCGTTTCTATAGATGGTTAAAACTAGTACTACAAATTTAGGGAAAATTAATGGGGGAATGAGGCATTTAAATTACGAATATCGTACGAAATGTACAGGTCTAACGATTTTTGTTGATCAAGAAAAAGGAATGATTCCCCTAGAACTAAGCATACTAAGAGGAGTAAAAACAAGTCCATTCCATTCTCCAAAAAGATCAATAGAATGCCCGCCACTGATGGCTAAAATTTTCCAGATGATGTGCTCTTCAATAGGAGCAAGGGGCAAAATAAAGTTTTGGTCATCTTTGAGTTGTAATTGTTGATCCTCATCAATAAAAGCATGAAGATTGGACAAACCTACAGGGAAAATTGACAGCCAAGGGCTTTTAGCGATCGTTTGACTATATTGGTTGAGCAATTCATTGACATTGGCATAGGTTTTAAATTCAATACTCTGATGTAGTGGTGCAGACTCAAAATGGGCAAAAACAGCTCTTTGAGGACAAAGACTAGAGTAATAGGCCAATTGCCCCTTTAATAAGTCGCCAACAATGTATTGATGTTCATAGCCTATATGCCCAAAGGCATAATCTAAAATAAGCGCTTTTTTATCGGTTGATTGCCCCTGTAACCACACACGCCTAAAATTGCGTCCTTCAATGTCTACGCCTTCTTTTTTGCCAATCACAAGCCAGTTGTCTTTGATGGCGGGATTATTTTCAATCACATCTGCTTTTTTGACCGTTTTCCCCAACATGCGATACAATTCTTCTTGTAGATCAGGCGACAAATTTGCTCGTTTCTTGAAGGCTTCAATCCATAAATACAGCTCTCCTAAACGAGCAACGACCTGCTCCGACCAATTTTGGTGTTGGAGAACAATCTGATGGGTTTCTTTTAGATAGGTGCTGATTCTAGGCAACTTGGCATCCATCATCTTTGCTGCTGTATGGTTCCAAAAACTGGCTTTTTGCACCTCTACATTGGCAATGCCTTGACGAACAACATCGGTCAACCACAGTTCTAATTCATCCATGCCGCTACTCATCAACTGGACACGTTGTTGCCAACGTTTTTCTTTAGCTTGTTTTGCTTTTTCTAACTCCTGGTCCGTTTTTATTAAGGAGGATGTTTTTGTCGTTTTTGTTGTAGAGACAGTTGGTGAGTTATGCCTAGACAGCCAGTTCTGAACAGCTTCTGGTGGGGCTTGGTATTTAAAAACGGCACTGCTTTTGGCAAATAAAAAAAACAAACCCAAAACATGTTTGCAGGGCGGCTTACGAACAGGACAACTGCACTTGTATTTGGGACCTTTTAAATTAATTTGTACCAAATAAGGTTGAGAGCCAGACCCTTTGCATTCGCCCCAAATGGCTTCATAATTAGTCGCTAAATAATTCCATTTGGAAGAGTTGGCTAATGTTCTTCCTCTTCGTTCGGTTGAATCATTCGGTGCTAAAGCGGTTATTTTTTCATCAGTCCATTCCATAAAAAATGAGCTTATAACTTGTTTTATTGGTTGATTAGTTAATTTGGTGTTAGCAGCTACCAACCAGAGAAGGCTCTATTAAAGACATCGTCTAGTATTTGGTCATAAATATCCTGAATGAGTTGTTCCTCAACACTCGATAAATCTTGCTCGGAAGAGAAGTTGGCAAATCTAGAAAAGGTTTGTGACCAATTTTCACTGCCATCCTTTTTCTTGCTGTTTTTATAGTCAATAGATATTTTGATGGTCAATCGTTGGAAGGCCACGGTCTGGTCTGCTTGAGGGGCTAAGGCTGTAATGGTATAGCCCGTCACATTGCCCGAAAATTGCACATCTCCTTCTTCATTTTTGTATTCCAAGCGTGTGTTGTTGAGGACCCTATCTTTTAATTGCTCCGAAAAAGTTTGACCGCTTGTTGGGGGAGCGTTAGAATCCTTCGCTCCAAATTGCTCAATAGAAAAACTCTTCAATTCAGAATAATCAATTCCTGTATTGATAAAACTAACGGTACAAGCTTGAGAAAGAACAATGATAATTATAAAAATAAAGAAACTAAACTTTTGCATAATCTTATTTATCTTTTAATTTGGTTGTATTATTTAATACTCCATTGATTAACTGCGCTATCGCTTATGAGCCAGCATCGCTGTGTTCATGTGGTTTTAGTGGAGTAATGATTATTGGCAACTACTTTTATGATTTGGTTTTGGGTTAATAAGTCCAATAAAAATAATAAACTTTAAACGATTATCTCCTTTCTTAACACCTACTAAGATGAGTTTAACAATAACCTTAATTCAATCTACCTTACATTGGGAAGATAGTACTGCAAATCTAAGAATGTTTGACGAAAAATTAAGCAATCTAAAAAATACAGATTTGGTTATTTTGCCTGAGATGTTTACGACAGGCTTTTCTATGGATGCCCCCAATTTGGCAGAAGAAATGAGCAACAGCCCAACGATTCGTTGGATGCATCAAAAAGCCCAAGAAATCAATGCTGCGGTTACAGGCAGCCTAATTATAAAAGAAAATGAGGCATATTATAATCGCTTGAT from Aureispira anguillae encodes:
- a CDS encoding fumarylacetoacetate hydrolase family protein; translation: MKLATIDNNSRDGQLVVVNKMLTKAIAVPEIAANMQIAIDNWAQTAPALTTIYNQLNLNQLEGAFNFLEAKIMAPIPRAYHWADGSAYVTHVELVRKARNAKLPDSFWTDPLMYMGASDAFIGAHDPIQIEQEAWGIDFESEVAVITDDVPAGVSPSQALDHIQLITIINDVSLRNLIPNELSKQFGFYQSKPWTAFAPVVVTPDELEGVWKDGKLHLPLHSTLNGELVGSPNAGIDMTFDFGKLIAHAAKTRSLMAGTVIGSGTVANQGSPNGSSCIAEIRCLEIINSGKASTPFMSFGDRIEIEMFDETGQTIFGKIDQVVTEYSPA
- a CDS encoding DUF2461 domain-containing protein, producing MITNHTIDFLSNLQENNNRNWFEKHKEDYLKTKKEIEHLVCKVEENLNQTDVIEHSKLYRIYRDVRFSKNKLPYKDYFGGYFRRFGNNRRGSYTFDITPKGASVGGGFFGPNSDDLLRIRKEFEMDSQYIKQIVEDPNFIQFFGKLQGKGLKTAPRGFDKKHPNIEWIRMKQFCAFKNFTVQEVVRPDFSDQMTETFLAIRPFFDYMTEVLTTDMNGVSIL
- a CDS encoding SPFH domain-containing protein codes for the protein MKHLLVLLIALFFITSCTTVQPGHKGVKVYWGGKTEMDHILPEGMEMGISWLWNSCVEYDVREKTLVEKFVFNDSRNMETSVEIALDYNLNPEQVNLIHTKITDIDTKILKTLKSAGKEVVPQYTASELNLKKRKEAETALREIISQELPEFYVEFARVQITDVDIPKALARVAEETAIQEGRNSLAAKKELEQTNLAKARIAEAKGKYDAALYDAKTKDILSSPKMLELKKLEIEMEWAKKGVSKYGNNNVFGANTSVLKGFN
- a CDS encoding MBL fold metallo-hydrolase, whose protein sequence is MKIEQLYTKCLAQGAYYIASNGEAAIIDPLRETQPYIDLANQNGVRIKYIFETHFHADFVSGHIDLAKKTGATIVYGPSATTDYEIHEASDHEVFQIGDITITVLHTPGHTPESTTYLLTDQEGHQKAIFTGDTLFIGDVGRPDLAIKGTVTQEDLAGMLYDSLRNKIMPLPDDIIVYPAHGAGSACGKNMSTETFDTLGNQKKVNYALRADMTKEEFIQEVTSGLNQAPQYFAKNAMLNKTGYGNIDQVIKSGLEALDPKQFETKISQNDVLVLDTRKAQVFKDGFIPHAINIGIDGGFAPWVGTVIIDINQPILIVADAGREQEVVTRLARIGYDNTIGYLAGGMDAWIAAGNPIEKIESISAEALETQLKNGTKGIVLDVRKPSEYEAEHVTGAQLFPLDYINDNVEQLNDQTLYYVHCRSGYRSMVASSILKSAGYQNIIEIKGGFLAIQQTGLSCTKFKCPNSK
- a CDS encoding SWIM zinc finger family protein gives rise to the protein MEWTDEKITALAPNDSTERRGRTLANSSKWNYLATNYEAIWGECKGSGSQPYLVQINLKGPKYKCSCPVRKPPCKHVLGLFFLFAKSSAVFKYQAPPEAVQNWLSRHNSPTVSTTKTTKTSSLIKTDQELEKAKQAKEKRWQQRVQLMSSGMDELELWLTDVVRQGIANVEVQKASFWNHTAAKMMDAKLPRISTYLKETHQIVLQHQNWSEQVVARLGELYLWIEAFKKRANLSPDLQEELYRMLGKTVKKADVIENNPAIKDNWLVIGKKEGVDIEGRNFRRVWLQGQSTDKKALILDYAFGHIGYEHQYIVGDLLKGQLAYYSSLCPQRAVFAHFESAPLHQSIEFKTYANVNELLNQYSQTIAKSPWLSIFPVGLSNLHAFIDEDQQLQLKDDQNFILPLAPIEEHIIWKILAISGGHSIDLFGEWNGLVFTPLSMLSSRGIIPFS
- the lptE gene encoding LPS assembly lipoprotein LptE, with the protein product MQKFSFFIFIIIIVLSQACTVSFINTGIDYSELKSFSIEQFGAKDSNAPPTSGQTFSEQLKDRVLNNTRLEYKNEEGDVQFSGNVTGYTITALAPQADQTVAFQRLTIKISIDYKNSKKKDGSENWSQTFSRFANFSSEQDLSSVEEQLIQDIYDQILDDVFNRAFSGW